In Vicinamibacteria bacterium, a single window of DNA contains:
- a CDS encoding amidohydrolase family protein translates to MKLRCRRIWSWMSAIGFVAGAIGPAAGQERTTIQADRVLDGRGGVLRNLKIVVEGGRIAALEPNRGAPGKSGRVYDLSRFTVLPGLIDVHNHIGWYFNAKDRLHTENDGESGAQAALAAAANAYVTLTAGFTTVQSVGSPEDADLRDAINRRGLPGPRVLTSLEPLDAKTGFPDDLRRAVRDRKAQGADLVKIFASKSIREGGGPTMTQEQLDAACGEAKALGLRTLVHAHSAEAIRRAALAGCTQVEHGALADDEALKLMAERGVYFDPQCGLIFQNYLENKAKYLGIENYTEEGFAAMERAVPLAVATFRRAIATKGLRVIFGTDAVAGAHGRNAEELVCRVREAGQTPADAIVSATSSAAESIGLGDRIGRLAPGMEADLVAVEGDPLLDITALRRVVFVMKGGRVYRNAP, encoded by the coding sequence ATGAAGCTGCGATGCCGCCGGATCTGGAGCTGGATGTCGGCCATCGGGTTCGTCGCCGGGGCAATAGGGCCGGCCGCCGGTCAGGAACGGACCACGATCCAAGCTGACCGCGTCCTGGATGGGCGCGGCGGCGTCCTTCGCAACTTGAAGATCGTCGTCGAGGGCGGCCGCATAGCCGCCCTGGAGCCGAACCGTGGGGCCCCGGGGAAGTCTGGGCGTGTCTACGATCTTTCTCGTTTCACGGTCCTCCCCGGCCTGATCGACGTCCACAACCACATCGGGTGGTACTTCAATGCCAAGGACCGGCTCCATACCGAGAACGATGGCGAGAGCGGCGCTCAGGCGGCGCTCGCCGCGGCGGCCAACGCTTACGTCACGCTGACCGCGGGCTTCACGACTGTCCAGAGCGTGGGCTCACCCGAGGACGCGGACCTGAGGGACGCCATAAACCGGAGGGGCCTTCCCGGGCCGCGGGTGCTCACGTCGCTGGAGCCGCTCGATGCCAAGACGGGGTTCCCGGACGATCTTCGGCGGGCGGTGCGCGACCGGAAAGCCCAGGGCGCCGACCTTGTGAAGATCTTTGCTTCGAAAAGCATACGGGAGGGCGGGGGCCCGACGATGACCCAGGAGCAGCTGGACGCGGCGTGCGGCGAGGCTAAGGCGCTCGGCCTTCGCACCCTCGTGCACGCCCACAGCGCCGAGGCGATCCGAAGGGCCGCGCTCGCTGGCTGCACGCAGGTTGAGCACGGCGCCCTCGCCGACGACGAGGCGCTGAAGCTGATGGCCGAACGCGGCGTCTACTTCGACCCCCAGTGTGGCCTGATCTTCCAAAACTATCTGGAGAACAAGGCGAAGTACCTGGGTATCGAGAACTACACCGAGGAGGGGTTCGCGGCCATGGAGAGGGCCGTCCCGCTGGCGGTGGCGACCTTCCGGCGGGCGATCGCGACCAAGGGTTTGAGGGTGATCTTCGGGACCGACGCCGTGGCAGGGGCGCATGGGCGCAATGCCGAGGAGCTCGTCTGCCGGGTGCGCGAGGCCGGACAGACACCCGCCGACGCCATCGTTTCCGCCACCTCGAGCGCCGCGGAGTCTATTGGCCTCGGCGACCGGATCGGGCGGCTGGCCCCCGGGATGGAGGCGGACCTGGTGGCGGTGGAAGGCGACCCTCTCCTCGATATCACCGCCCTGAGGCGCGTGGTCTTTGTAATGAAGGGGGGGCGGGTCTACCGGAACGCGCCATAG
- a CDS encoding CopG family transcriptional regulator, giving the protein MRTVQMTLNTELVAAVDKAARRLGTTRSAFTRQALREALKQVHLKANEEKQRRGYAKRPVRRGEFDSWESEQVWTD; this is encoded by the coding sequence ATGAGAACTGTCCAGATGACTCTTAACACTGAGTTGGTCGCAGCCGTCGACAAGGCCGCTCGTCGCCTCGGCACGACACGGTCAGCCTTCACGCGCCAGGCTTTGCGTGAGGCGCTGAAGCAGGTTCACCTAAAGGCCAACGAGGAAAAGCAGCGGCGGGGCTACGCCAAGAGGCCGGTCCGGCGCGGCGAGTTTGACTCGTGGGAAAGCGAGCAGGTCTGGACGGACTGA
- a CDS encoding type II toxin-antitoxin system PemK/MazF family toxin: protein MQRGEVRWYRFSKPDKTRPVLVLTRDSALQFLAEATIAPVTSTVRDIPSEVVLTRADGMPKECAVNLDHVQTISKGRIGGLITTLGPQRMAEVRSALLFALGF from the coding sequence ATGCAGCGAGGAGAGGTTCGCTGGTATCGGTTCTCAAAGCCCGACAAGACACGGCCCGTGCTCGTCCTCACACGTGACTCGGCTCTCCAATTCCTGGCTGAGGCGACGATCGCACCCGTCACTTCGACGGTTCGCGATATCCCCTCAGAGGTCGTTCTCACCAGAGCCGATGGAATGCCGAAGGAGTGCGCGGTCAATCTGGACCACGTGCAAACGATCTCGAAGGGCCGCATCGGGGGTCTCATCACGACTCTGGGGCCCCAGAGGATGGCTGAGGTCAGGTCGGCCCTCCTCTTCGCCCTTGGTTTCTAA